CAGAAGGGAACAGAACTAATGTCCGTCCTCCTGTTTGTAAAAGCCTTTCCTTAATCCACTGTGTTTTTTCATAGTTAACATTCTTCTTCATACTATTTTCACCGAAAAAATCATCAGACGGCATAAAGATTTTCATCCTTGATTCGTAATCGAATGGAGACGGTGTAGAAAATGAAATGTAATCCTTAATCCCTAAGCTAGATGCCACATATTCAAACGAGCCACCCACTGAAAGAGTCGCTGAGGAGAAAATGACAGGAAGGGATTTAGCAAATACAAACTCCTGAAGAACCGCAGCAACCGTTCTAGGCATAATAAATAAAACAGGTTCTTCCTTACCTTCCTCCCGTTTTACCCATGTAATCGCATCCCTATCCTGAATAAGTAAACGAAGAGAAAGCTCTACACTGTCTAAGCTTTCTTCTAGAGCCCGCTGATCATAGACCTGGATAAAATGTCGCTCACTTTCAATCACTAGCTCTTCACCAAGCATTTGCACCTTAGCATAAAGCTGATCTGTTGCTCTTTGAAGTCCTGCAGATCGATTCACTTCATAACGATCCGATCCTTCAACCTCAATCATCTGCCTCCCTAGCTCTTCAAAAAACAGATCATTCGCCTCATAGACGTCCTCGACTAATAATAGAAAGCTTTCACGTAAATCATGATGCTCAAAGCTTTGTAAGATACGCTCTAGGGTGCGATGCTTTAAATGATAAGACAAAGCCTTCTGTGCCGCGTCCTCAAGAAGATGCCCTTCATCAAAAACAAGGCAAGAAACGTCGGGTAAAAGGGGAAGCTGCCCCTCTCTCACTCTAGAATCCTTTGTCCAGACATGCTCCATATAATAATCATGTGAGCAAAGTATAAGATCCTGAGATTTACGATAAAAATCACGATGTAGAGTTAACCCACAGCGCTGACGCTTAGAGCATTGAGTACAATCTTGAAAGGTATCCCAATTTATTTCTGACCACTCTTCATCACTTAATTCAGGGTATTCCTTCCGATCCCCATACGCTGAGAATTGTTGCAAGGTATTCTTCTCTTTTACAAAAGCAGGAAGCTTTTGATATACTCCAGCAAACACCTGTGAACC
The genomic region above belongs to Bacillus horti and contains:
- a CDS encoding ATP-dependent DNA helicase, encoding MYMNQKLPFQLDKTKTFYEVLADWVGDVFYDILPEHGFDVRDEQIYMAFQLEKAFKENKVIFAEAGVGTGKTLVYLLYAICYARYTGKPALIACADDLLIEQLMKDKGDIEKLSTALDLEVDVRLAKAQDNYLCLQKLDKVRGNPDRHGSQVFAGVYQKLPAFVKEKNTLQQFSAYGDRKEYPELSDEEWSEINWDTFQDCTQCSKRQRCGLTLHRDFYRKSQDLILCSHDYYMEHVWTKDSRVREGQLPLLPDVSCLVFDEGHLLEDAAQKALSYHLKHRTLERILQSFEHHDLRESFLLLVEDVYEANDLFFEELGRQMIEVEGSDRYEVNRSAGLQRATDQLYAKVQMLGEELVIESERHFIQVYDQRALEESLDSVELSLRLLIQDRDAITWVKREEGKEEPVLFIMPRTVAAVLQEFVFAKSLPVIFSSATLSVGGSFEYVASSLGIKDYISFSTPSPFDYESRMKIFMPSDDFFGENSMKKNVNYEKTQWIKERLLQTGGRTLVLFPSAKEQDEFEQLNQDNDYPFPLLYEGKSERSHMVQLFQEEPSAVLCASRLWEGLDVPGESLSHIIIWELPYPPNDPVFQSKRKGKADPYLEVDLPAMLLRMKQGVGRLIRHKEDKGTVTILSQKLLSDDRTAEHVIQILPPHAPIAEAEKI